A stretch of the Aegilops tauschii subsp. strangulata cultivar AL8/78 chromosome 4, Aet v6.0, whole genome shotgun sequence genome encodes the following:
- the LOC120972709 gene encoding LOW QUALITY PROTEIN: large ribosomal subunit protein uL16m (The sequence of the model RefSeq protein was modified relative to this genomic sequence to represent the inferred CDS: inserted 2 bases in 1 codon), which yields MEKHLVMYLTRKSIMLLRKYLLVTEFQVSKCGSHIVKIRRDVLYPKCMKXSKYFKCICSRGHEPDGTQLGFGRYGTKSCRAGRLSYRAIEAARRATIGQFHRAMRGQFRRNCKIWVRVFADLPITGKPAEVRMGRGKGNPTGWIARVSTGQIPFEMDGVSLSNARQAARLAAHKPCSSTKFVQWLYRNWLVGKNRSGTQKNLAKCLFLNEGSGKTKRDRELASFFVIAEIVRRPFLFQAYDPET from the exons ATGGAAAAACATCTTGTAATGTATTTAACCAGAAAATCGATTATGCTCCTGCGGAAGTATCTACTCGTAACGGAATTTCAGGTGTCAAAGTGCGGATCTCATATAGTCAAAATAAGAAGGGACGTGCTATATCCGAAATGTATGAA tagtaaatattttaaatgcatATGTAGTAGGGGTCACGAACCGGATGGTACACAACTTGGTTTTGGAAGATATGGCACCAAAAGTTGTAGAGCTGGTCGTCTTTCATATCGAGCTATTGAAGCAGCGCGTCGGGCTACAATCGGACAATTCCATCGTGCTATGAGAGGACAATTCCGAAGAAATTGTAAGATATGGGTAAGAGTTTTCGCAGATCTTCCTATTACGGGGAAACCTGCAGAAGTTCGAATGGGAAGAGGAAAAGGAAATCCGACGGGTTGGATTGCTCGTGTGTCCACGGGACAAATCCCGTTTGAAATGGATGGTGTGAGTTTGTCAAATGCTCGACAAGCCGCTAGATTAGCGGCGCATAAACCATGTTCGTCAACCAAGTTTGTTCAGTGGTTGTATCGTAATTGGTTAGTGGGGAAAAACCGGTCTGGGACTCAAAAGAATTTGGCGAAGTGTTTGTTCCTGAATGAGGGAAGTGGAAAGACAAAGAGGGATAGGGAGCTCGCCTCCTTTTTTGTAATCGCCGAAATTGTACGACGACCCTTCTTGTTCCAGGCATACGACCCTGAGACGTGA